DNA sequence from the Daphnia carinata strain CSIRO-1 chromosome 8, CSIRO_AGI_Dcar_HiC_V3, whole genome shotgun sequence genome:
CATGTTACAggcaattttgttgttttgcgcCGTCGGTTCATGGGCCGAAGATTTAGCTGCCGAAGAGCAGTACAGGTAAAGAATCTGTTGTGGTGCTTTAGAGGCTGGTGGTTAAAGAATAACTATCATAATAATTTTATATCTCTTTAATTAAAGGCCAGCTTACAGACCAGAACATGCGGCCTACAAGACGCCATATTCAGAGCCACAATATTCTTCGCACAGCAAACCGGCCTGTAAGATTTTACTTTCCATTTGGTGTATTTTGTTAGTTATTTCCAAATCTTGTACAGATCCATCATACTCATCTTACCCAGCCTACCCCAAGTATTGTGATCCTAAAGCCGCTCCCAAATGCGCTGAGAATTCCACTGGTCATTGGTGTTTGACAGATGAGGAATACCCCGTCTACGAAGTCAATGTACTACTGAGTCTTTCCTGGCTTCTACTTTATCACCTTAACTAAATCCCAATTGTATTTGTTTAGTACGCCATCGAGTACGATCCTTTAGTCTTGAAGAAATACGCCGAAGTTGCCGATCAGTCCGCCAACAACTTGGTCGATGGTGTAGGCAaagaacaagaagagaaaTTCGATTACTCTTTCTACAAAGGAAAGCAGTTCGATCAGGGCAACTGGGTTGGTGGTGAAGGTTTCATCTGCCCCAGCTCCGTCGCTTATTCTCGTCCTCTTCGTGCTAAGAACACTGCCGGTGAATGGCGTGTCATCGTCCAGGACGTTGCCTGGCCCACCTACACCCAAACCCAACGGACTGAGACTTGCTTGTTCCCAGAAGCCGCTTGCCGCACGTTGGCCCCTTGCCATTTCAGCAAATGCCTGCAGAAGCACACCGTCCATCGTATGCTTTCCTTCGATCCTTGCGATGCTCGCAGAGGTGTCTTCATCGATACCTACAAGCTTCCGTCAGCATGCTCTTGCCACATCCCCGGCAAGGTTTAGACCTACAGTCAGGACCAGCAATATGACTCTTCGATTTGACTCCTACTCCCCACATGCTCAAATATCATCGAAAATCACAAATCCTGACGGTGTTCTGATAAAATGCGACTGCTAATTGTCAACCATCTGCACATTAGGTTTGTATGGTACCATTTTCTGGATTTGTCCCTCATTGGGTCTGCTAGGCCAATGTGTTTTCTTCAGTTTCAACAACGTGACTGCGAATTCTGGAAGTTTTTGTAGAACAATTGAAtacgtatttaaaaaacatagaATTTTTATCATCCACGAATCGGTGCATGTTGCTTGGAACTCaagaatcaaataaaacaaatggggGAAGagatttttattataaaatacGTGAAAACGTTTACTGTTCTTCTTTATCTAGAAATACTGATTGTAGTGTTTGTGAGTCTAATGGTATCTGCTCCTCTTTAATCACTTCTCCTTTTGAAGCTAAAAGATTATTGCTGATTGCCTGAATCTTGCTGATACCATGGACATATTGGTTGACacattccttaaaaaaaaaagaaaaaatggaaataagaTCTTCACGGATTTTCATAAGTCGTTGTTATTTACCTGAAGCCGCGTCAATTCTTCAGTTGCCGAATCCGCCCGTAATTTTTCCGCTTCCAATTGTCTACATAACGAAGAGTTGGTTTCTGTCGACTTGGTCAAATCCACTCGGCATGTCGCTACATGAAACCATGGACGGATATTTAATAACTGTGCGACACTGTCTAAGTTAGAGGTAATTTGTTTTACCCAATTGATTTTGAGCCAGTTTAAACTTTAGTTCGCTTTCCCTCCTAGATTCCTCAGACTGTTCCAGTCGTACGAGCAACTGTTCGACATTCACATAAACACCGTTCAATAAGATTAATCCGACTGGTTCGCTGGCTGTTACTTCCTTCCCGTTTGTCACCTCATACGTCGAATTATCTATGATAAAGAAATCATAGTCAGCTACacgttttaaagaaaagacggacaaattcttcttttacctaAAGGTACATCACTTGGTTGATCTTCCTCCTCTTTGGTCATCAAAACACTTTTCTCAATGAGTTTCTTGTAGCGGAGGCAATCGTCCGTGATCACTTTCTGAAGTAGCTTCCTGACCTAAGAACAAAATCAGCTTTAAAATTGAAGTAGAAAAACAGTTTGGCATCGCTTACCTGAGCTCGTGATAATTGTAGCCCTAACGTCAGGAAAAGATCTTCTAAATCTTTGCTGGCAATGTAGTTAGCATGACTTAAATCAAAGTAGCAATAAGCTAAGAGTAACGGGGCATTGTTCATTAGCCTTccgattttcatttctttccttttctttttttccgtctCTTCGTCCTCTTTCTtgtccctcttttcttttctcagatATTCATTGACAACCGATCGATAGACCAATGCACCGAAATCACGCATCAGCATTTCATTGATGAGTTCAGAGAAGAGTGAGACTTCGAAGGTGTGCTCCTTGGTATCTTCCAGCCGATAATCCAGAAGAACGGAAAGACTGACCAGGGAACAACTG
Encoded proteins:
- the LOC130700347 gene encoding neurotrophin 1-like isoform X4; the protein is MSFVLAILLFCAVGSWAEDLAAEEQYRPAYRPEHAAYKTPYSEPQYSSHSKPAYPSYSSYPAYPKYCDPKAAPKCAENSTGHWCLTDEEYPVYEVNYAIEYDPLVLKKYAEVADQSANNLVDGVGKEQEEKFDYSFYKGKQFDQGNWVGGEGFICPSSVAYSRPLRAKNTAGEWRVIVQDVAWPTYTQTQRTETCLFPEAACRTLAPCHFSKCLQKHTVHRMLSFDPCDARRGVFIDTYKLPSACSCHIPGKV
- the LOC130700347 gene encoding neurotrophin 1-like isoform X3, coding for MSLAVAILLFCAVGSWAEDLAAEEQYRPAYRPEHAAYKTPYSEPQYSSHSKPAYPSYSSYPAYPKYCDPKAAPKCAENSTGHWCLTDEEYPVYEVNYAIEYDPLVLKKYAEVADQSANNLVDGVGKEQEEKFDYSFYKGKQFDQGNWVGGEGFICPSSVAYSRPLRAKNTAGEWRVIVQDVAWPTYTQTQRTETCLFPEAACRTLAPCHFSKCLQKHTVHRMLSFDPCDARRGVFIDTYKLPSACSCHIPGKV